Genomic DNA from Oncorhynchus masou masou isolate Uvic2021 unplaced genomic scaffold, UVic_Omas_1.1 unplaced_scaffold_1024, whole genome shotgun sequence:
atctgccgccattgttgcaacccctattactagtctgttcaacctctcttccacagtcatccccctcttcaaagggggtgttactcttgacccaaactgttacatccatcctgtcctgcctttctaaagtcttcgaaagccaagttaacaaacagatcactgaccatttcgaatcccatcgtaccttctccgctgtgcaatccggtttccgagctggtcacaggtgcacctcatccaccctcaaggtactaaacaatataatttccgccatcgataaaaggcaggactgtgcagccgtcttcatcaacctggcctgttgtccggacctctggcagtctttatggagttaccacagtgttcaattctcgggccgactctgtAGATATCatcgatgtcgctcttgctgcgggtgattccttgatccacctctatgcagatgacaccattctgtatacatctggcccttctttggacaatgtgttaacaaacctccaaacaagcttcaatgccatacaacactccttctgtggcctccaactgcttttaaacgcaagttaaactaaatgcatgctcttcaaccgatcgctgcccgcaacCGCCCGCCcgaccagcatcactactctggacggttctgacttagaatatgtggacaactactaatacctaggtatctggttagactgtaaactctccttccagactcctattaataagcatctccaatccaaaattaaatctacaaTTTGCTTCCTATTTcgaaacaaagcctccttcactcacgctgccaaacaccctcgtaaaactgactatcctacctatCCTTAACTTCGGTGATATAAttgacaaaatagcctccaacactctactcagcaaactggatgcagtctatcacagtgccatccgttttgtcaccaaagccccatatactacccaccactgctctcgtcggctggccctcgctacatatttgtcgccaaacccactggctccaggtcatctataagtctttgctaggccGCCTTAACTCGgctcactggttaccatagcaacacccacccatagcacacgctccagcaggtatgtctcactggtcatccccaaagccaacacctctttggctgccttttcttccagttctctgctgccaatgactggaacaaattgcaaaaatcgctgaagttggagacttatatctccctcactagctttaagcatcagctatctgagcagcttactgatcgccGCAGCTGtccacagcccatctgtaaatagcccatccaactgcctacatcatccccatatttttatgaacttttttgctcttttgcacaccagtatttctacttgcacatcatcatctgcacatctatctctccagtgttaatttgctcaattgtaattacttcgctactatggcctatttattgcctttcctcccTACTCCATTTGCAGACACTATATAGatatttctattgtgttattgactgtacgtttgtttatcccacgtgtaactctgttgtttttttgttgcactgctttgctttatcttggccagatcgcagttgtaaatgagaacttgttctcgactggcctacctggttaaataaaggtgaaataaaaaattaaatcgTAACTTTATTGACAACACCCAAATGGATACTGTCATTAACGCGGTTCTTCAATAATTACACGTAATTCATACTGTAGCAAACATTATATTAAACAGGACATTCAAACAAGCATTACATTTATAATCCAAAGTACTGTGAAATGCTCTCATAAGCAACCTGGAAATGGAGGTTACTCCCCTGAGTTTTCCCCCATTCATATTCAGAAtacattgtgaaaaactaaaaTCGTTGCTCACCATTTTTGTTCCAGGCAGATATAGTACATCCATAACTATCGGTTTCCTCATTAGCATGGGGGAGGTTTCTGCAATCAAATTGCCCTCGTGCCGCAATTTTAGCAAACACAGAAGGGGGCCTTGGAGAACAAAAGTCGTCTGGCACACTGTTTAGAGTTTCAACATAATGAATAGCCTAGCCTACAATCATCGatgttactactaatgtgaaAAGAAGACAACATATGACTTTTCTTGATCATTTTATGACAATTGTCAAATAATGTTAACATTCATTACAGACGTCAATTGCTGTACAACATCATGGCTACGCTGTTGGCATCACCTTTTACAGTGGACTTctgctgttgtgggcctttaatcatctgtctgactttgttgttcacacaggagagatacGGTACaatcgtggatcctctggggagcctcaacaacctcatgacgctgaagagggagagaagagtctctccaaaTCAGAACACCTCAATAAACACCTGCAGAGACCCACAGAGAAGAGaactcactgctgctctgactgtgggaagagtttcacctCCTCAGCAGGCATTaaaattcatcagagaacacacacaggagagaaatcttatagctgtgatcaatgtgggaagagatttacTAGATCTGACCAtctgactctacaccagagaacacacacaggagataaactttatagctgtggtcaatgtgggaagagttttacaaGATCTGACCAtctgactctacaccagagaatacacacaggagagaaaccctatagctgtgatcaatgtgggaagagatttcgTAGATCTGGAGAACAGACAgtgcaccagagaatacacacaggagagaaaccctatagctgtgatcaatgtgggaagagatttgctACATCTGGCCATCtggtatcacaccagagaatacacacaggagagaaaccttacagctgtggtcaatgtgggaagagttttacaaCACCTAGCTCTCTGACTCTACAcctaagaacacacacaggagagaaaccttatagctgtgatcaatgtgggaagagttttggtcGATCTGGACAGCTgacagttcatcagagaacacacaggagagaaaccctttagctgtgatcaatgtgggaagagtttttgtCAATCTGGCCATCtggtatcacaccagagaacacacataggagagaaatcttatagttGTGATCAGCGTGTCAATATATACTCTGATAAAATATATCTGATCAAACATCAGACAATACATACATGAAGGAGTTTTTTTCGTGATATCAATGAattaatgtcacaatgtagaatgttttaacattgtagtcgGAATATTTGAATAAATTTCACAATGTAGAAGCCTGTTTGCCCCATTGATTTCAGCGTGATATGGAAAAATTGGGAAAAATCCAGGCTCTGAATTGAAAGAGTACTATTTATGTGATTTAACAAAAAGTGACTAACACAAATAGAGTTGTGTTACACTTACCATGTTACGTTGGTGacccacttgaatcaaaatgcaacacttcaaaTTGAAGCTAGCTGTTTTCTACACGTTGTCCTCTAAACAGTGATGTACACATTATTCCCAGATTCCGTGTGTTTTATGAGCTGTTAGTTTTAACAGGACGTGCAACCTCATCTTCCCCCTGTCACACAAATGATTTCAACATGATATCAATGAGTTATGAGAAATAAGTGTTGCATTCCTTTATTTAGTGACCCCTAAATTTAATGCATCACTCCCAAATGTAGCTGACTCTTCTGcaggttgtcctctaaccagtgaggTAAAAGATATCTCCCATTTCCAGGTGTTTTGTTTAGTTGTGTTCGTTTATATATTATACATACATATTAACAAAGGGGTGTACATGTTATAGATGTGGAGAGTCAACACCTTTAGTTGCTCCACCTTTTGGTTTGTTTCTTGTCTTTAAGTTTggtgagggtttttattttgtttccctcttcttgggcagatttagtgggtctcatggtgggtgtcttatgtcccagttgttgttactagtcaacttccagtggacacccccatagtgtcttTCAGAGCCCCTCCTAAAAAGCAAGCTAATATTTTGGGTTGGATGTTGCATCCAATTAATATTTTAATCAATGGAATTCCCTTAATGTTCACTAGTCTTTCAGTTGTTAATCTTCTGTTTGTTGTACtaaatatttttgtttattttcatttt
This window encodes:
- the LOC135528718 gene encoding gastrula zinc finger protein XlCGF17.1-like, which translates into the protein MRSPSYSPSNEEKDITVNREVGSGAFTVKEEDAFRVKEEDDGTVKGEEDAVYGVKEEGEEMTVTSKKEEEEPGYLGPVSQTHLQASNVSNDEFNHMMVLRNRSLTNTREIRYNRGSSGEPQQPHDAEEGEKSLSKSEHLNKHLQRPTEKRTHCCSDCGKSFTSSAGIKIHQRTHTGEKSYSCDQCGKRFTRSDHLTLHQRTHTGDKLYSCGQCGKSFTRSDHLTLHQRIHTGEKPYSCDQCGKRFRRSGEQTVHQRIHTGEKPYSCDQCGKRFATSGHLVSHQRIHTGEKPYSCGQCGKSFTTPSSLTLHLRTHTGEKPYSCDQCGKSFGRSGQLTVHQRTHRRETL